One genomic window of bacterium includes the following:
- a CDS encoding SpoIIE family protein phosphatase, giving the protein EAAELGGRKVFEFHHPDDVRRAVAEYEAMVAAPGSQTTVRLRARHKDGSWRWIESIRKNLLHDPAVGAIVVTCRDITTRRADEAQRARRQRYAEFLERFTMDFSRYREPAALFSEIARRCTELLGEWSSIASIAPGEPHLRFEAVCHWDPQKVARFREVVEASPLRVDDPTIRAVLEQRGPVAFERDDPAAQGLTREMPAAAAAFTHLGMLAVLAVPIYVADRPIGLLNIGTVASRHWDDEDLRLASLIADRAGAAIQNARLIEAERTARRDAERTAARTARLQRVTAALSEALTVTRVAEVILEQGTEAVGAAAGSVSLLSPDGETLDLLRAVGYPTSTVDTWLRAPLPVQAVLAEVVRRGEPIFLESADAQQAGFPAAVPAAFQPFAGPRAVLPLVIGTRMLGVMSMAFASHRSLDEEERGFIATLAGQCAQALERARLYERERRVAETLQRSLLPAGLPEVPGIQIAARYLPAGPEARVGGDWYDALALADGRLALVIGDVVGHGIPAASVMGRLRNALRAYAAEVSSPEEVVRRLNGLLERGESATLVYLVLDPTTRTLTYANAGHMPPLVIGPHGRAEFLGGASPALYRLPVPYREFTATVPEGSTIVLYTDGLVEDRARRTIDEGLARLQATAEQARGASAEFLVERIVSAQTAGRALEDDVAVLVVSLEPAADRALSLRVPAVPESAQVVRRSLWRWLTVLDVDPRRREEIVAASGEACNNAIEHAYNAADAHFSFEAAREDDDVVILVRDQGQWRPPRPGHNGFGFTLMRGLMDAVEVDRRSDGTTVRLRRRVRPEVRA; this is encoded by the coding sequence TAGAGGCCGCCGAGCTCGGCGGCCGCAAGGTCTTCGAGTTTCATCATCCCGACGATGTGCGGCGCGCCGTGGCGGAGTACGAGGCCATGGTCGCGGCCCCCGGCAGTCAGACGACGGTCCGGCTTCGGGCCAGGCACAAAGACGGCTCCTGGCGGTGGATCGAGTCGATCCGCAAGAATCTGCTGCACGATCCCGCGGTCGGCGCGATCGTCGTTACCTGCCGCGATATCACCACCCGCCGCGCCGATGAGGCCCAGCGCGCGCGGCGGCAGCGGTACGCGGAGTTTCTCGAGCGGTTCACGATGGACTTCAGCCGCTACCGCGAGCCGGCGGCGCTGTTTTCGGAGATCGCGCGCCGGTGCACCGAATTGCTGGGCGAATGGTCCTCGATCGCAAGCATCGCGCCGGGCGAGCCCCATCTGCGGTTCGAGGCGGTCTGTCATTGGGACCCGCAGAAGGTGGCGCGCTTCCGGGAGGTCGTCGAGGCCTCGCCCCTGCGCGTCGACGACCCCACGATCCGAGCCGTCTTGGAGCAGCGCGGGCCGGTGGCGTTCGAGCGTGACGACCCGGCCGCGCAGGGGTTGACGCGGGAGATGCCCGCGGCGGCCGCGGCGTTTACGCACCTCGGCATGCTCGCGGTCCTGGCCGTGCCGATCTACGTCGCGGACCGGCCGATCGGCCTGCTCAACATCGGCACGGTGGCGTCGCGGCACTGGGACGACGAGGACCTGCGGCTCGCGTCGCTGATCGCGGACCGCGCCGGGGCGGCCATCCAAAACGCGCGGCTCATCGAAGCGGAACGGACCGCCCGGCGGGACGCCGAGCGCACGGCGGCGCGGACGGCGCGGCTGCAGCGCGTCACGGCCGCGCTCTCCGAGGCCCTGACGGTCACCCGGGTCGCCGAGGTGATCTTGGAGCAAGGCACCGAGGCCGTCGGCGCGGCCGCTGGTTCCGTCTCGCTCCTCAGCCCCGACGGCGAGACCCTGGACCTCCTCCGCGCCGTCGGGTATCCGACGTCCACCGTCGATACGTGGCTGCGCGCGCCGCTGCCGGTCCAGGCCGTCTTGGCCGAGGTCGTCCGGCGCGGCGAGCCGATCTTCTTGGAGTCGGCGGATGCGCAGCAGGCAGGGTTTCCGGCGGCGGTGCCCGCGGCGTTCCAGCCGTTTGCAGGGCCGCGGGCCGTGCTCCCGCTCGTCATCGGCACCCGGATGCTGGGCGTCATGTCGATGGCCTTCGCGTCGCATCGGTCCCTGGATGAAGAGGAACGAGGCTTCATTGCGACCCTCGCCGGCCAATGCGCCCAGGCTCTGGAACGGGCCCGGCTGTACGAGCGCGAACGCCGGGTCGCCGAGACGCTGCAGCGGAGCCTGCTGCCGGCCGGGCTGCCCGAGGTGCCTGGGATCCAGATCGCGGCGCGCTATCTGCCCGCAGGTCCGGAGGCGCGGGTCGGCGGCGACTGGTACGACGCGCTGGCGCTGGCGGACGGCCGGCTCGCGCTGGTCATCGGCGACGTCGTGGGCCACGGCATCCCCGCGGCCTCGGTCATGGGCCGGCTCCGCAACGCGCTGCGGGCCTATGCGGCGGAGGTCTCCTCGCCCGAAGAGGTGGTGCGCAGGCTGAACGGCCTCCTCGAGCGCGGCGAGAGCGCCACCCTCGTCTATCTCGTGCTCGACCCGACAACGAGGACGCTGACCTATGCGAACGCCGGGCACATGCCGCCGCTGGTCATCGGCCCTCACGGCCGGGCGGAATTCTTGGGCGGGGCGTCCCCGGCCCTCTACCGGCTGCCCGTGCCGTACCGTGAGTTCACGGCCACGGTCCCGGAGGGATCCACGATCGTCCTGTACACCGACGGACTGGTAGAAGACCGCGCCCGGCGCACCATCGATGAGGGGCTCGCCCGGCTGCAGGCGACCGCAGAACAGGCGCGGGGGGCCTCGGCGGAATTTCTTGTCGAGCGCATCGTGTCTGCGCAGACGGCCGGGCGCGCGCTCGAGGACGACGTGGCCGTGCTCGTCGTGTCGCTCGAGCCGGCCGCGGATCGGGCCCTGAGCCTGCGGGTGCCGGCGGTCCCGGAGTCTGCGCAGGTGGTCCGGCGGAGCCTCTGGCGGTGGCTCACCGTGCTGGACGTGGACCCGCGCCGCCGGGAGGAGATCGTCGCGGCCTCGGGCGAGGCGTGCAACAACGCCATCGAGCACGCCTACAACGCCGCGGATGCGCACTTTTCCTTCGAGGCCGCCCGCGAGGACGACGACGTCGTGATCCTCGTGCGCGACCAAGGGCAATGGCGGCCACCGCGCCCCGGCCACAACGGCTTCGGCTTCACCCTGATGCGGGGGTTGATGGACGCGGTGGAGGTCGACCGGCGTTCCGACGGCACCACCGTCAGGTTGCGGCGGCGGGTCCGGCCGGAGGTGCGGGCGTGA
- a CDS encoding STAS domain-containing protein, with protein sequence MTPWAQVRHRTDDGVPIVALEGEVDLANVPELQNKILQHVPNTAVGLVLDLSGATYMDSSGVHLLVELADRLRSRRQRLAVVAAAASFVRRVIELSQIPTIITVEADVEPALAHVRGPKTRP encoded by the coding sequence GTGACGCCGTGGGCGCAGGTCCGGCACCGGACGGACGACGGGGTCCCGATCGTGGCGCTTGAGGGCGAGGTCGATCTCGCCAACGTCCCGGAGCTGCAGAACAAGATCCTGCAGCACGTCCCGAATACGGCGGTCGGCCTGGTGCTGGATCTCTCAGGCGCCACCTACATGGACAGCTCCGGCGTGCATCTCCTCGTGGAGCTGGCCGACCGGCTGCGGAGCCGCCGGCAACGCCTGGCCGTCGTGGCCGCGGCCGCGTCGTTTGTGCGCCGGGTCATCGAGTTGAGCCAGATTCCCACCATCATCACGGTCGAGGCGGATGTGGAACCCGCGCTCGCCCACGTCCGCGGTCCGAAGACTCGGCCGTAG
- a CDS encoding nitroreductase family protein: MDLFDAVRTILAVRSYRDAPVPPDVVRRIVDAGRLTGSSQNGQPWHFIVVENRDTLRRLGALARYGPYIAQAPLAVAVAVERASKFGVSDGSRAIQSMMLTAWSEGIGSNWVGFLGMREIKSLLGIPDEFELLAVVPFGYPARPGGRGKKQRKALDEVASRERFGQPWKNGAPGVGAAGARRATAESSDRGRGRARVPHPPRP; the protein is encoded by the coding sequence ATGGACCTCTTTGACGCGGTGCGCACGATCCTGGCGGTGCGCAGCTACCGCGACGCGCCTGTGCCGCCGGACGTCGTGCGGCGGATCGTCGACGCGGGACGCCTCACCGGCAGCAGCCAGAACGGCCAGCCGTGGCATTTCATCGTCGTGGAGAATCGGGACACCCTCCGCCGGCTCGGCGCCCTCGCGAGGTACGGCCCGTACATCGCGCAGGCGCCGCTGGCGGTGGCCGTCGCCGTCGAGCGGGCATCGAAGTTCGGCGTCTCCGACGGCAGCCGCGCGATTCAGTCGATGATGCTCACGGCGTGGTCGGAGGGCATCGGCTCCAACTGGGTCGGCTTCCTCGGCATGCGGGAGATCAAATCCCTGCTCGGCATCCCGGACGAGTTCGAGCTACTCGCGGTCGTGCCGTTCGGCTACCCGGCCCGGCCGGGCGGCCGGGGGAAGAAACAGCGGAAGGCGCTCGACGAGGTCGCGAGCCGGGAACGGTTCGGACAGCCCTGGAAGAACGGAGCGCCCGGGGTCGGCGCGGCGGGAGCGCGCCGGGCTACGGCCGAGTCTTCGGACCGCGGACGTGGGCGAGCGCGGGTTCCACATCCGCCTCGACCGTGA
- the fumC gene encoding class II fumarate hydratase, with the protein MSAAPARGTGGTAGGRPEAAGDPAPDGARPDTARQAPRPGGDIRVETDSLGEVRVPAARLWGAQTQRSIENFPIGVDRFRMGRPVIRALGLLKKGCALANLELGQLPADKVELIVRAADDVVSGALDDEFPLVVFQTGSGTQSNMNANEVIANRAIQLAGGVIGSKKPIHPNDDVNRSQSSNDTFPTAMHIATAEQVEDVLLPAVAGLRDVLAEKASAYAAVVMIGRTHLQDATPITLGQVLSGWVAQLDDARSTIRCALPGVYELAIGGTAVGTGLNAPARFGEVAARKIAGLTGRAFVSAPNKFAALSAHEAMVNVSASLRTLAASLMKIANDVRWYASGPRAGLGELLIPENEPGSSIMPGKINPTQSEALTMVCVQVYGNDHAVAFADSQGNFQLNVFKPVMLHNVLESAALLADGCRSFTVHCAAGIEPNEARIREHVEQSLMLVTALSPHIGYEKAAKIALRAHHENTSLREAALALGFVTGEQFDRWVRPEDMTHPMEG; encoded by the coding sequence ATGAGCGCAGCCCCCGCACGCGGAACGGGCGGCACGGCAGGAGGCCGCCCGGAGGCGGCCGGAGATCCCGCGCCAGACGGGGCACGGCCGGACACGGCGCGTCAGGCGCCGCGTCCGGGCGGCGACATCCGGGTGGAAACGGACTCCCTCGGGGAGGTGCGGGTCCCCGCCGCCCGCCTCTGGGGCGCCCAAACGCAGCGATCGATCGAGAACTTTCCGATTGGGGTCGACCGGTTTCGGATGGGCCGGCCCGTGATCCGCGCCCTGGGTCTGTTGAAGAAGGGCTGCGCGCTCGCCAACCTCGAGCTCGGGCAGCTGCCCGCGGACAAGGTCGAACTCATCGTGCGCGCGGCCGACGACGTCGTGAGCGGCGCGCTCGACGACGAGTTTCCGCTCGTCGTGTTCCAGACCGGTTCGGGCACGCAGTCCAACATGAACGCGAACGAGGTGATCGCCAACCGCGCGATTCAACTCGCGGGCGGGGTGATCGGCTCGAAAAAGCCGATTCACCCGAACGACGACGTCAACCGGAGCCAGTCGTCGAACGACACCTTCCCCACGGCGATGCACATCGCCACGGCGGAACAGGTCGAAGACGTTCTGCTCCCGGCCGTCGCCGGACTGCGCGACGTGCTGGCCGAGAAGGCATCCGCCTACGCCGCCGTCGTGATGATCGGCCGCACGCACCTGCAGGACGCCACCCCGATCACGCTCGGCCAGGTCCTCTCGGGCTGGGTCGCGCAGCTGGACGATGCGCGCTCGACGATCCGGTGTGCGCTGCCGGGGGTCTACGAACTGGCCATCGGCGGGACCGCCGTCGGCACCGGCCTCAACGCCCCCGCCCGCTTCGGCGAGGTGGCCGCGCGCAAGATCGCCGGCCTGACCGGCCGGGCCTTCGTCTCCGCGCCGAACAAGTTCGCCGCCCTCTCGGCGCACGAGGCGATGGTGAACGTCAGCGCATCGCTGCGCACGCTGGCCGCCTCACTCATGAAGATCGCCAACGACGTGCGCTGGTACGCGTCGGGGCCCCGCGCGGGGCTCGGCGAACTGCTGATCCCGGAGAACGAGCCGGGGTCGTCGATCATGCCCGGCAAGATCAATCCCACGCAGAGCGAAGCGCTGACTATGGTGTGCGTGCAGGTCTACGGCAACGACCACGCCGTCGCATTCGCCGATTCGCAGGGCAACTTCCAGTTGAACGTGTTCAAGCCCGTGATGCTCCACAACGTCCTCGAGTCGGCGGCGCTGCTGGCCGACGGCTGCCGCTCGTTCACCGTGCACTGCGCCGCGGGCATCGAGCCCAACGAGGCGCGCATCCGCGAGCACGTCGAGCAGTCGCTCATGCTGGTCACGGCGTTGAGCCCCCACATCGGCTACGAGAAGGCGGCCAAGATCGCGCTCAGAGCCCACCACGAGAACACGAGCCTGCGCGAGGCCGCGCTGGCCCTCGGCTTCGTGACGGGAGAGCAGTTCGATCGGTGGGTGCGGCCGGAAGACATGACGCATCCCATGGAGGGCTGA
- a CDS encoding YoaK family protein: protein MAHGTPAVPRRRLVLLLAGAAGCLDAVGYLMLGLFTANMTGNTILLGLSIGRAAWAQALHDAVAIAAFVAGAGAGTAAMRGGRSSSGLGLEAAVLAAAMAAWALFGAPRGHVGDPAAYWLIALLSAAMGIQSAAVRRVGEQRVATTYVTGTLTSLATDTAGDLLDRWNARAAAALGGPAPAVPRPAGGPPGTALMTGLWAVYLFGALVGGFAEYRWSMRAVAAPLVALIAVIIADAWHREKEDTER from the coding sequence ATGGCGCACGGCACCCCGGCGGTTCCACGGCGACGGCTTGTGCTGCTGCTGGCGGGCGCCGCCGGCTGCCTCGATGCCGTCGGCTATCTGATGCTCGGCCTCTTTACGGCGAATATGACGGGCAATACCATTCTCTTGGGGCTGTCCATCGGCCGGGCGGCGTGGGCCCAAGCCCTGCATGACGCCGTGGCGATCGCGGCGTTTGTCGCCGGCGCCGGCGCCGGGACCGCGGCCATGCGGGGCGGGCGGTCCTCATCGGGACTCGGCCTCGAGGCGGCCGTGCTGGCCGCGGCGATGGCGGCATGGGCGCTCTTCGGCGCGCCGCGCGGGCACGTCGGCGACCCCGCGGCCTACTGGTTGATCGCGCTGCTCTCGGCGGCGATGGGGATCCAGAGCGCGGCGGTGCGGCGCGTCGGCGAGCAGCGGGTCGCCACCACATACGTGACGGGGACGCTCACCAGCCTCGCGACCGACACGGCCGGCGACCTGCTCGACCGGTGGAACGCGCGCGCGGCGGCCGCATTGGGCGGCCCGGCGCCGGCCGTCCCGCGCCCGGCGGGAGGGCCGCCGGGCACCGCGCTCATGACGGGCCTGTGGGCCGTCTACCTCTTCGGCGCGCTCGTGGGCGGTTTCGCGGAATACCGATGGTCGATGCGGGCGGTGGCGGCGCCGCTCGTCGCGCTCATCGCGGTTATCATTGCGGACGCGTGGCACCGCGAGAAGGAGGATACGGAACGATGA
- a CDS encoding phosphate/phosphite/phosphonate ABC transporter substrate-binding protein, with amino-acid sequence MSRRLAALGLAAALALGVAVAAPAPVPAQTKLVMAFVPSGEARTILESGNRIAHLLEMATGYQFQTFVATSYAGVIEAMGANRADIGWLNTFSYVIAHQKYGVEVRLVTVRFGLPYYRAEIITQSNSGINGLADLRGKRFAYVDPASTSGYLFPVAGLKKAGYDPQTFFGQTVFAGSHNNVVLAVYQGRVDAGSVFEDARATVQKSLPDVMQKVKVVWKSDPIPNDTVSVRRGLPEDVKAKVTNALLRFSQTPAGLDALKSLYEIEALADYNLLVTKYKIHAANLDAFFDPVRDVQRYVGLTP; translated from the coding sequence ATGAGTCGTCGTCTTGCTGCTCTGGGGCTCGCCGCCGCGCTTGCGCTCGGCGTCGCGGTCGCCGCGCCGGCCCCGGTTCCCGCCCAAACCAAGCTGGTGATGGCGTTCGTGCCGTCCGGGGAAGCGCGGACGATCCTCGAATCGGGCAACCGCATCGCGCATCTGCTCGAGATGGCGACCGGGTACCAGTTCCAGACCTTTGTGGCGACGAGTTATGCCGGGGTCATCGAGGCGATGGGCGCCAACCGGGCCGACATCGGCTGGCTGAACACGTTCTCGTACGTGATCGCCCACCAGAAATATGGCGTCGAGGTGCGGCTGGTCACGGTCCGATTCGGTCTGCCGTACTACAGGGCGGAGATCATCACGCAGTCCAATTCCGGCATCAACGGGCTCGCCGATCTGCGCGGCAAGCGCTTCGCCTACGTGGATCCCGCGAGCACCTCGGGCTACCTCTTCCCGGTCGCCGGGCTGAAGAAGGCCGGCTACGATCCGCAGACGTTTTTCGGCCAGACGGTCTTTGCCGGCTCACACAACAACGTGGTCCTCGCCGTCTACCAAGGCCGCGTGGACGCGGGGTCCGTGTTCGAAGACGCGCGGGCCACGGTGCAGAAGAGCCTGCCCGACGTGATGCAGAAGGTGAAGGTGGTGTGGAAGTCGGATCCGATCCCGAACGACACGGTCAGCGTCCGGAGGGGGCTCCCCGAGGACGTCAAAGCGAAGGTCACCAACGCCCTGCTCCGGTTCTCACAGACCCCGGCCGGACTCGACGCGCTCAAGTCGCTGTACGAGATCGAGGCGCTGGCGGATTACAATCTGCTCGTGACCAAGTACAAGATCCACGCCGCGAACCTCGACGCGTTCTTTGACCCGGTGCGGGACGTGCAGCGATACGTGGGTCTGACGCCGTAG